In Bos mutus isolate GX-2022 chromosome 10, NWIPB_WYAK_1.1, whole genome shotgun sequence, a single window of DNA contains:
- the ANXA2 gene encoding annexin A2 — protein sequence MSTVHEILCKLSLEGDHSTPPSAYGSVKAYTNFDAERDALNIETAIKTKGVDEVTIVNILTNRSNEQRQDIAFAYQRRTKKELASALKSALSGHLETVILGLLKTPAQYDASELKASMKGLGTDEDSLIEIICSRTNQELQEINRVYKEMYKTDLEKDIVSDTSGDFRKLMVALAKGRRAEDGSVIDYELIDQDARDLYDAGVKRKGTDVPKWISIMTERSVCHLQKVFERYKSYSPYDMLESIKKEVKGDLENAFLNLVQCIQNKPLYFADRLYDSMKGKGTRDKVLIRIMVSRSEVDMLKIRSEFKKKYGKSLYYYIQQDTKGDYQKALLYLCGGDD from the exons ATGTCTACCGTTCATGAAATTCTGTGCAAGCTCAGTTTGGAGGGTGAT CACTCCACACCTCCAAGTGCATACGGGTCAGTCAAAGCGTACACTAACTTTGATGCTGAGCGGGATGCTCTGAACATTGAAACAGCCATCAAGACCAAAG GTGTGGATGAGGTCACCATCGTCAACATCCTGACCAACCGCAGCAATGAACAGAGACAGGATATTGCCTTCGCCTACCAGAGAAGGACCAAGAAG GAACTTGCATCAGCACTGAAGTCAGCCTTGTCTGGCCACCTGGAGACAGTGATTTTGGGCCTATTGAAAACACCTGCTCAGTATGATGCTTCTGAGCTGAAAGCGTCCATGAAG gggctggggacTGATGAGGACTCTCTCATTGAGATCATCTGCTCAAGGACCAACCAGGAGCTGCAGGAAATCAACAGAGTCTACAAGGAAA TGTACAAGACCGATCTGGAGAAGGACATCGTTTCCGACACATCTGGCGACTTCCGCAAGCTGATGGTCGCCCTCGCAAAG ggtcGGAGAGCAGAGGATGGCTCTGTCATTGATTATGAACTGATTGACCAGGATGCCAGG GATCTCTATGATGCTGGTGTGAAGAGGAAAGGAACTGATGTTCCCAAGTGGATCAGCATCATGACCGAGCGGAGCGTGTGCCACCTCCAGAAAG TATTTGAAAGGTACAAGAGCTACAGCCCTTACGACATGCTGGAGAGCATCAAGAAGGAGGTCAAAGGAGACCTGGAAAATGCCTTTCTGAATCTGG TTCAGTGCATTCAGAATAAGCCCCTGTATTTTGCTGACAGACTGTATGACTCCATGAAG GGCAAGGGCACTCGCGACAAGGTCCTGATTAGAATCATGGTCTCGCGCAGTGAAGTGGACATGTTGAAAATTAGATCTGAATTCAAGAAAAAGTACGGCAA